A window of Auraticoccus monumenti contains these coding sequences:
- a CDS encoding type III secretion system chaperone family protein, producing MRTQVMELVREYLSGTGLPWSETTPGTFAVTLPGQHKLSTECALVVAEQTLQLRAFLARRPDEDADRVHRWLLAQNLSSYVVAFSLDHLGDIHLTGRIGLPAVTAEELDRLLGEVATRADDSFDTVVGLGFASSIRKEWEWRLSRGESTANLAAFEHLRPPDA from the coding sequence ATGCGCACACAGGTGATGGAGCTGGTGCGTGAGTACCTGTCCGGCACCGGTCTGCCCTGGTCCGAGACGACACCCGGTACCTTCGCCGTCACCCTCCCCGGACAGCACAAGCTGAGCACCGAGTGCGCCCTGGTGGTGGCCGAGCAGACCCTGCAGCTGCGCGCCTTCTTGGCCCGTCGCCCCGACGAGGACGCCGACCGGGTGCACCGCTGGCTGCTGGCCCAGAACCTGTCCTCCTACGTGGTGGCCTTCAGCCTGGACCACCTGGGCGACATCCACCTCACCGGCCGCATCGGGCTCCCCGCGGTCACCGCCGAGGAGCTGGACCGCCTGCTCGGTGAGGTGGCCACCCGGGCCGACGACTCCTTCGACACCGTCGTCGGCCTCGGGTTCGCCAGCTCCATCCGCAAGGAGTGGGAGTGGCGTCTCTCCCGCGGCGAGTCCACGGCCAACCTGGCCGCCTTCGAGCACCTGCGCCCACCCGACGCCTGA
- a CDS encoding aminoglycoside phosphotransferase/kinase family protein produces MGVGSGMGSLEPLSDTERAVHGDVSPADVGRFLDAWAQTRLGSGIGEVLFRAGRIDAVWGVLLQDGRRVVVKAHRTPAGVETISAAVDAQHVLAAAGFPAPVPLVGPDEVEERVLTAESLIDGPRPDGRQPGVRELLAEGLARHIEVLRSRPHLVAQAGRGPSWCRYQDGPWPVPHDTLVDLRSTPAGFEWLDALARRAADQVLRHRVGSDVVVGHADWYAGNTAVVDGRLVGTFDWELVADTEAVIAGFAASCYAASATGGGGLSTPVETADFLGDYEQVRRRLFSADERAAAAGAATWILAFNARWQVALIEHGLCDRATVALVQDHQEEFLSLSW; encoded by the coding sequence ATGGGCGTGGGCAGTGGGATGGGGTCGCTGGAGCCGCTGAGCGACACCGAGCGGGCGGTGCACGGAGACGTGTCGCCCGCTGATGTCGGTCGGTTCCTGGATGCGTGGGCGCAGACCCGGCTGGGCAGCGGCATCGGCGAGGTCCTCTTCCGCGCGGGACGCATCGACGCCGTCTGGGGTGTGCTGCTGCAGGACGGCCGGAGGGTGGTCGTCAAGGCGCACCGGACCCCGGCTGGGGTGGAGACCATCAGCGCCGCCGTCGACGCCCAGCACGTGCTGGCGGCTGCCGGCTTCCCCGCCCCCGTGCCGCTCGTGGGCCCGGACGAGGTGGAGGAGCGGGTGCTCACCGCCGAGTCCCTGATCGACGGCCCCCGACCCGACGGTCGCCAGCCGGGCGTGCGGGAGCTCCTCGCCGAGGGGCTTGCCAGGCACATCGAGGTGCTGCGCTCCCGGCCGCACCTGGTCGCTCAGGCTGGGAGGGGACCGTCGTGGTGCCGGTACCAGGACGGACCGTGGCCGGTCCCGCACGACACCCTGGTGGACCTCCGGTCGACGCCTGCCGGGTTCGAGTGGCTCGACGCGCTGGCCCGGCGGGCCGCCGACCAGGTCCTGCGCCACCGGGTCGGTAGCGACGTCGTGGTGGGGCACGCCGACTGGTACGCCGGCAACACCGCCGTGGTCGACGGCCGGCTGGTCGGCACCTTCGACTGGGAGCTGGTGGCCGACACCGAGGCGGTGATCGCCGGTTTCGCCGCCTCCTGCTACGCCGCGAGCGCCACGGGCGGTGGTGGCCTGTCCACTCCCGTCGAGACCGCTGACTTCCTGGGCGACTACGAGCAGGTCCGTCGACGGCTCTTCTCCGCGGACGAGCGAGCAGCAGCGGCCGGGGCCGCCACGTGGATCCTGGCCTTCAACGCCCGGTGGCAGGTCGCACTGATCGAGCACGGCCTCTGCGACCGTGCCACCGTGGCCCTGGTGCAGGACCACCAGGAGGAGTTCCTGTCGCTGTCCTGGTGA
- a CDS encoding HNH endonuclease signature motif containing protein — protein sequence MTKHRTDAAATLLADVRAHRAAENAAAAAVLRIAAEWADLHPPVEDDFVASSTLGGRPTGAPLAGEGTPEVDEGCIAELAAALRCSTDAGTTLVGQALELRHRLPRLWALVHTGKVAPWQARLVAGRTIGLTREAAAFVDDQVAAVTGKVGVTQLDRLITTAITRFMPAEAERQRVEAEEKRRFDIFPDQDGRRHGLAEVVGVLDLPDALDLDAAIGAGARKLAEAGVDKSLDVRRSMAAGELARSQPALDLTTTSEPGPLGDPADQPHDPTTTSSATGPASTTLRPHRAPSQVTLYVHLSADVLTGGSQQPGWVGNTGTPVTADQIRDWCGRPDTTITVRPVIDLNTTSFVEGYEVPDRIREHIALRDRTCVFPWCSRPAHPRSMRQRSDGTDTWSTDADHIKPFAQGGETSTDNLAPLCRKHHRLKTHTRWRYRMLALGHYEWTSPHGLRFQRGPDGTNALSEDRRPPTPQARPPRALTARRRDAVPTG from the coding sequence ATGACGAAGCACCGCACCGACGCCGCAGCCACCCTGCTGGCCGACGTGCGCGCCCACCGCGCGGCCGAGAACGCAGCCGCCGCTGCCGTGCTCCGGATCGCCGCCGAATGGGCCGATCTGCATCCTCCGGTGGAAGACGACTTCGTCGCCTCCTCCACCCTCGGCGGCCGCCCCACCGGGGCACCCCTGGCTGGTGAGGGCACACCGGAGGTCGACGAGGGCTGCATCGCCGAGCTGGCCGCCGCGCTGCGCTGTTCCACCGACGCCGGCACCACCCTGGTCGGGCAGGCGCTGGAGCTCCGCCACCGGCTCCCCCGTCTCTGGGCCCTCGTTCACACCGGCAAGGTCGCCCCGTGGCAGGCCCGCCTCGTCGCCGGCCGCACCATCGGCCTGACCCGGGAGGCAGCCGCCTTCGTCGACGACCAGGTCGCTGCTGTCACGGGCAAGGTCGGGGTGACCCAGCTGGACCGGTTGATCACCACCGCGATCACCCGGTTCATGCCTGCGGAGGCCGAGCGGCAGCGGGTGGAGGCGGAGGAGAAGCGCCGCTTCGACATCTTCCCCGACCAAGACGGCCGCCGCCACGGGCTCGCCGAGGTGGTCGGAGTCCTCGATCTCCCCGACGCCCTGGACCTGGACGCCGCCATCGGCGCCGGAGCGCGGAAGCTCGCCGAGGCCGGAGTCGACAAGAGCCTGGACGTGCGTCGCTCGATGGCCGCCGGTGAGCTCGCCCGCTCCCAGCCCGCGCTCGACCTCACGACTACGAGCGAGCCCGGACCACTCGGCGACCCGGCGGACCAGCCCCACGACCCGACGACCACCAGCTCGGCAACTGGGCCAGCATCCACGACCCTCCGGCCGCACCGGGCACCGTCGCAGGTGACCCTCTACGTCCACCTCTCCGCCGACGTCCTCACCGGCGGAAGTCAGCAGCCCGGCTGGGTGGGCAACACCGGCACCCCCGTCACCGCCGACCAGATCCGCGACTGGTGCGGACGCCCCGACACCACGATCACCGTCCGACCGGTGATCGACCTGAACACCACGTCGTTCGTGGAGGGCTACGAGGTCCCGGACCGGATCCGCGAGCACATCGCCCTGCGCGACCGGACCTGCGTGTTCCCCTGGTGCAGCCGACCCGCCCACCCCCGCTCGATGCGCCAGCGCAGCGACGGCACCGACACCTGGTCCACCGACGCCGACCACATCAAACCTTTCGCCCAGGGTGGCGAGACCTCCACCGACAACCTCGCACCCCTGTGCCGCAAGCACCACCGGCTCAAGACCCACACCCGCTGGCGCTACCGGATGCTGGCACTCGGCCACTACGAGTGGACCAGCCCCCACGGACTCCGCTTCCAGCGAGGACCCGACGGCACCAACGCTCTGTCCGAAGACCGCAGGCCACCCACCCCACAGGCACGACCTCCTCGCGCGCTCACGGCCAGGCGACGGGACGCGGTCCCGACCGGTTGA